The following proteins come from a genomic window of Athalia rosae chromosome 1, iyAthRosa1.1, whole genome shotgun sequence:
- the LOC105685254 gene encoding uncharacterized protein LOC105685254 translates to MQFFSTILLAALAVLAVGILDTSATPIRYVTPKPGVHYKIRVVTPKPGIRYLRSVDDDGFLADSDVEISSLQNDRLPRAVETRERVQGTTEASRLDREIILDANSPQAQETKLSLERRRFLRSAEAIAAAEDDEILKVLNTVEEVQHAISRRSPERVVINYKPPPPNDPRYARFAEIEEIEDLEE, encoded by the exons ATGCAGTTCTTCTCGACAATTTTATTGGCAGCGTTGGCAGTTCTTGCCGTAGGGATTCTCGACACCTCGGCGACCCCCATTAGATACGTCACACCAAAACCGGGTGTTCATTATAAAATCCGTGTGGTTACACCAAAACCGGGAATCCGTTATCTTCGTTCAGTTGATGACGATGGATTTTTGGCCGACTCGGACGTCGAGATATCGAG tctTCAAAATGATCGACTTCCAAGAGCTGTGGAGACAAGGGAAAGAGTGCAGGGAACGACCGAAGCTAGCAGACTAGATCGTGAAATCATCTTGGATGCGAATAGTCCGCA GGCCCAAGAAACAAAGCTCTCGTTAGAGAGGCGACGGTTTCTGCGATCGGCGGAAGCAATAGCTGCAGCCGAAGACgatgaaattctcaaagtacTGAACACGGTCGAAGAAGTTCAACACGCCATCAGCAGACGAAGCCCCGA GCGGGTTGTCATCAACTACAAACCTCCCCCACCAAATGATCCGCGGTACGCGAGGTTTGCGGAGATTGAAGAAATCGAAGACCTCGAAGAATGA